In a genomic window of Sphingomonas koreensis:
- the cobT gene encoding nicotinate-nucleotide--dimethylbenzimidazole phosphoribosyltransferase, producing the protein MRFDSPQAFAARLADLPGPDAGAREAAAARQAQLTKPAGSLGRLEEIALFMAGWQGKERPALDRVRTAIFAGNHGVTRHGISAFPADVTVQMVANFEAGGAAINQLARAAGLELRVIALDLDRPTADFTEAPAMSADECLDALNRGAELVEPGLDLLTVGEMGIGNSTAAAALCARSLGGDVRDWVGPGTGLDPAGIVRKVAVTEQALAKHADAPRIAFETLRRLGGREIAAIAGAVLAARHARVPVMLDGFIACAALAPLVADQPALAEHCLAGHCSAEPGHRRLLHQFSLTPLLQLGMRLGEGSGAAVAVPIVRSALATHNGMATFAEASVSGKL; encoded by the coding sequence ATGCGTTTTGACTCCCCGCAAGCCTTTGCCGCCCGCCTCGCCGATCTTCCCGGACCGGACGCTGGCGCGCGCGAAGCCGCCGCCGCACGACAGGCGCAGCTCACCAAGCCCGCAGGATCGCTCGGGCGGCTCGAGGAGATCGCGCTGTTCATGGCGGGCTGGCAGGGCAAGGAACGCCCCGCGCTCGACCGGGTGCGCACGGCGATCTTCGCGGGCAACCACGGCGTCACCCGGCATGGGATCAGCGCCTTTCCCGCCGATGTCACCGTGCAGATGGTCGCGAATTTCGAGGCCGGCGGCGCGGCGATCAACCAGCTCGCGCGCGCGGCCGGGCTGGAGCTGCGCGTGATCGCGCTCGATCTCGACCGCCCGACCGCGGATTTCACCGAAGCGCCGGCGATGAGCGCGGACGAATGCCTCGACGCGCTCAATCGCGGCGCTGAACTGGTCGAGCCCGGCCTCGATCTGCTCACGGTCGGCGAAATGGGGATCGGCAATAGCACCGCGGCGGCGGCACTTTGCGCGCGCAGCCTGGGCGGCGACGTGCGGGACTGGGTGGGACCGGGTACCGGGCTCGATCCCGCCGGTATCGTGCGCAAGGTCGCGGTGACCGAACAGGCGCTCGCGAAGCACGCAGACGCCCCGCGCATTGCCTTCGAGACATTGCGCCGGCTGGGCGGGCGCGAGATCGCGGCGATCGCCGGTGCCGTGCTGGCCGCGCGCCATGCACGGGTGCCGGTGATGCTCGACGGGTTCATTGCCTGCGCCGCGCTTGCGCCGCTGGTCGCCGATCAGCCCGCGCTCGCCGAACATTGCCTGGCCGGGCATTGTTCGGCCGAGCCCGGGCATCGCCGGCTGCTCCACCAGTTCAGCCTCACGCCCCTGCTGCAGCTCGGCATGCGGCTGGGCGAGGGCAGCGGCGCGGCGGTAGCGGTGCCGATCGTGCGCTCGGCGCTGGCGACGCATAACGGCATGGCGACCTTCGCCGAGGCCAGCGTCTCCGGAAAGCTGTGA
- a CDS encoding TonB-dependent receptor plug domain-containing protein produces the protein MKYRYLTVLLASAAAMPAFAQDQAPADDVVVSASRVPLKPSEIGSAVSVITAEDLQRDQITFVKDVFQDLAGIQITSDRPGDLTSVSIRGSDNDQVLYLIDGIELGDPSSTSTQYQSDHLTTADIARIEVLRGNQSSLYGSDAIGGVVNIITKRATDEGILVNAQGEYGSYDTLNGAASIIGKQGALDFRLTASGYKHNGPSLADPATGTSVEEDEYWRYGFSGRVGLAATSNIDLQLIGFWQDSHSDLDNGNSDNSDTVRKKEWAYAGQASYRSDDNAWRASATASRYVAQRRYFGTWNRADGDLYEGTKDVLAANVSYDKGGIFGVSVGANYEEEYTDQLTSFSGAFDAKITTKAAFAELVLRPARGLTITGAARIDDNSRFGSFDTYRVTGAYVLENLIGGGDVKLRASYGTGAKAPGLYQLFDPVYGYWGLQVETSEGGDVGIDVNFGSAFSTQVSYFFAKTSNEIAYDCANPKPGCYINLGKTRKSGVEIAFELRPADWLSFRQSLTYLEADQLTNPATSIWVSLRRPEFAGSTSVTVKPVEQLSVTARLRHRDRNASSSFSPATKGYEVVDLLASFGITDNIEVYGRVTNLFDKQYQMAFGKNALGRSAYGGIRLTF, from the coding sequence GTGAAGTATCGTTATTTGACCGTCCTGCTGGCCAGCGCCGCCGCGATGCCGGCGTTCGCGCAGGACCAGGCGCCCGCCGACGACGTCGTCGTCAGCGCCAGCCGCGTGCCGCTCAAGCCGAGCGAAATCGGCAGCGCCGTCTCGGTCATCACCGCGGAGGATCTGCAGCGCGACCAGATCACCTTCGTCAAGGATGTCTTCCAGGATCTGGCCGGCATCCAGATCACCTCCGACCGCCCCGGCGACCTCACCAGCGTGAGCATCCGCGGCTCGGACAACGATCAGGTGCTGTATCTGATCGACGGCATCGAGCTGGGCGACCCCAGCTCGACCAGCACGCAGTATCAGTCGGATCACCTGACCACCGCCGACATCGCGCGGATCGAGGTGCTGCGCGGCAACCAGAGCTCGCTCTACGGGTCCGACGCGATCGGCGGCGTGGTCAACATCATCACCAAGCGCGCCACGGACGAAGGCATCCTGGTCAATGCTCAGGGCGAATATGGATCGTACGACACGCTCAACGGCGCGGCGTCGATCATCGGCAAGCAGGGCGCGCTCGACTTCCGCCTGACCGCCAGCGGCTACAAGCACAACGGTCCCTCGCTGGCCGATCCGGCGACCGGCACCTCGGTCGAGGAAGACGAATATTGGCGTTACGGCTTCAGCGGCCGTGTCGGCCTTGCCGCAACCTCGAATATCGACCTGCAGCTGATCGGCTTCTGGCAGGATTCGCACTCCGATCTCGACAACGGCAATTCCGACAACAGCGACACGGTGCGCAAGAAGGAATGGGCCTATGCGGGCCAGGCAAGCTACCGCAGCGACGACAATGCGTGGCGCGCCAGCGCGACGGCGAGCCGCTATGTCGCCCAGCGCCGTTATTTCGGCACCTGGAACCGTGCCGATGGCGACCTGTACGAAGGCACGAAGGACGTGCTCGCGGCCAATGTCAGCTATGACAAGGGCGGCATCTTCGGCGTCTCGGTCGGCGCCAATTACGAGGAAGAATATACCGACCAGCTGACCAGCTTCTCGGGCGCGTTCGACGCCAAGATCACCACCAAGGCGGCTTTTGCCGAACTGGTGCTGCGTCCGGCACGCGGGCTGACCATCACCGGCGCGGCGCGCATCGACGACAATAGCCGTTTCGGCAGCTTCGACACCTATCGTGTCACCGGCGCCTATGTCCTCGAAAACCTCATCGGTGGCGGCGACGTCAAGCTGCGCGCGAGCTATGGCACGGGCGCCAAGGCACCCGGCCTCTATCAGCTGTTCGATCCGGTCTATGGCTATTGGGGCCTTCAGGTCGAAACCAGCGAGGGCGGCGATGTCGGCATCGATGTGAACTTCGGCTCGGCGTTCAGCACGCAGGTCTCGTACTTCTTCGCAAAGACCAGCAACGAGATCGCCTATGATTGCGCCAATCCAAAGCCCGGTTGCTATATCAACCTGGGCAAGACGCGGAAGTCGGGCGTCGAGATCGCGTTCGAGTTGCGCCCGGCCGACTGGCTGTCGTTCCGTCAGAGCCTCACTTATCTCGAGGCGGATCAGCTGACGAACCCGGCGACCAGCATATGGGTAAGCCTGCGCCGCCCCGAATTCGCTGGCAGCACCTCGGTCACGGTCAAGCCGGTCGAGCAGCTTTCGGTCACCGCGCGCCTGCGCCATCGCGACCGCAACGCGTCGAGCAGCTTCTCGCCCGCGACCAAGGGCTATGAGGTGGTCGACCTGCTCGCGTCGTTCGGGATTACCGACAATATCGAGGTCTATGGCCGCGTCACCAACCTGTTCGACAAGCAGTATCAGATGGCCTTCGGCAAGAATGCCCTCGGCCGCAGCGCCTATGGCGGTATCCGCCTGACCTTCTGA
- a CDS encoding sensor histidine kinase: MTRSTRSLVLLAAAGAVLLALITILAFRVAQQQAVSATDRAAAQLARDNAGLFASELQKFRLLPLVLAEYPDVRAMLETRDTAVAERINARLELLAQRTDAAAIYVLTAQGRAIAASNYRLPASFVGQDYGFRPYFQGAVRDGGAELFALGTVSGRPGLYLARRIGDAARPLGVIVVKIEFEAMQAAWARQQGRTLVTDPHGVVIVTSEPRWRFGTIGRLGADDRAAIRATRQYGSLPLDPLPLTIDGADARMGGETPGNRLATMQIPLAGAQMRVLYPLDPAMRSANANARLVSLGALFAIAGALLLLWRARERRLIQIAAQRALEGQVAERTAELRETNAQLVAESSERALADQRYRAAREELAQANRLGSLGQITAGVAHEINQPVAAIRSFAENAQGFLARGDSGRADENLGRIVDLTQRIGTITAELRNFARRRTPETGAVDVDAVIESTLLLIGDRVRAQGVVLERTGPAGLHVTADRVRLEQILINLIQNALDALAGQKAPVIRIVTARTDARIMIEVADNGLGVAPELAGELFMPFVTGRAEGLGLGLPIARNIAREFGGELSPIPSPLGGAAFRLELPEAGHG; encoded by the coding sequence GTGACCCGATCGACCCGGAGTCTCGTACTGCTGGCCGCCGCCGGTGCAGTGCTGCTCGCGCTGATCACGATCCTTGCCTTCCGCGTCGCGCAGCAGCAGGCGGTGTCCGCAACCGACCGCGCCGCGGCGCAGCTGGCGCGCGACAATGCCGGCCTGTTCGCGAGCGAGCTTCAGAAGTTCCGGCTGCTCCCGCTGGTGCTCGCCGAATATCCCGATGTACGCGCGATGCTGGAAACGCGCGACACCGCCGTGGCCGAGCGGATCAATGCGCGGCTCGAGCTACTTGCGCAGCGTACCGACGCCGCGGCGATCTATGTGCTGACCGCGCAGGGCCGCGCCATCGCCGCGAGCAACTACCGCCTCCCCGCGAGCTTCGTCGGGCAGGATTATGGCTTCCGTCCCTATTTCCAGGGTGCGGTCCGCGATGGCGGTGCGGAGCTGTTCGCGCTCGGCACGGTGAGCGGGCGGCCCGGCCTCTATCTCGCCCGACGCATCGGGGATGCGGCACGCCCGCTCGGGGTGATCGTCGTCAAGATCGAGTTCGAAGCGATGCAGGCCGCCTGGGCGCGTCAGCAGGGCAGGACCCTGGTCACCGATCCGCATGGCGTGGTGATCGTGACCAGCGAGCCGCGCTGGCGTTTCGGCACGATCGGTCGACTCGGCGCAGACGACCGGGCCGCGATCCGCGCGACGCGCCAATATGGCAGCCTCCCGCTCGATCCGCTGCCGCTCACGATCGACGGGGCTGATGCACGGATGGGCGGCGAGACGCCGGGCAACCGCCTCGCCACCATGCAAATCCCGCTCGCCGGCGCGCAGATGCGCGTCCTCTACCCGCTCGATCCGGCGATGCGCAGCGCCAATGCCAATGCCCGGCTCGTTTCGCTGGGTGCGCTGTTCGCCATCGCGGGTGCGCTGCTGCTGCTGTGGCGCGCACGCGAGCGCCGTCTGATCCAGATCGCCGCACAGCGCGCGCTGGAAGGCCAGGTCGCCGAGCGCACCGCAGAACTGCGCGAAACCAATGCCCAGCTGGTCGCCGAGAGCAGCGAACGCGCGCTTGCCGACCAACGCTATCGCGCCGCGCGTGAGGAGCTGGCGCAGGCCAACCGGCTCGGATCGCTGGGGCAGATCACCGCAGGCGTCGCGCATGAGATCAACCAGCCGGTCGCCGCGATCCGCAGCTTCGCCGAGAATGCACAGGGTTTCCTCGCCCGCGGCGACAGCGGCCGCGCGGACGAGAATCTGGGGCGGATCGTCGATCTGACCCAGCGGATCGGCACGATCACCGCCGAATTGCGCAATTTCGCGCGGCGGCGCACCCCTGAAACCGGCGCAGTCGATGTCGATGCGGTCATCGAATCGACGCTGCTGCTGATCGGCGACCGGGTCCGCGCGCAGGGCGTGGTCCTCGAACGCACCGGCCCCGCAGGGCTGCATGTCACCGCCGACCGCGTACGGCTGGAACAGATTCTCATCAACCTGATCCAGAACGCACTCGACGCGCTTGCCGGGCAGAAGGCGCCCGTCATCCGCATCGTCACCGCCCGCACCGATGCCCGGATCATGATCGAGGTTGCCGACAATGGCCTCGGCGTCGCGCCGGAGCTTGCCGGTGAGCTGTTCATGCCGTTCGTTACCGGTCGCGCCGAAGGCCTTGGCCTCGGCCTCCCGATCGCCCGCAACATCGCGCGCGAATTCGGCGGCGAGCTGAGCCCCATCCCCTCCCCGCTCGGCGGCGCCGCCTTCCGCCTCGAGCTGCCGGAGGCGGGACATGGCTGA
- the cobO gene encoding cob(I)yrinic acid a,c-diamide adenosyltransferase, whose product MKPRTDAEHNERMKKIQAAQAKKIATKTVEKGLLIVHTGNGKGKSSSAFGMAARSIGHGMKVGIVQFVKGTIDTGEKRFFDRFPDEIEFKRMGEGFTWDTQDRARDIAAARAGWEEVKRMIADPAYALVIADELNIVLRYDYLPVEEVLEAVTARAEMKHVIITGRNAPQALIDAADLVTEMTEVKHPFRTQNVRAQKGIEF is encoded by the coding sequence ATGAAGCCCCGGACCGACGCCGAGCACAATGAACGGATGAAGAAGATCCAGGCGGCTCAGGCCAAGAAGATCGCGACCAAGACGGTCGAGAAGGGCCTGCTGATCGTCCACACCGGCAACGGCAAGGGCAAGTCCTCCTCCGCCTTCGGCATGGCTGCGCGCTCGATCGGCCATGGGATGAAGGTCGGCATCGTGCAGTTCGTGAAGGGCACGATCGACACCGGCGAGAAACGCTTCTTCGACCGCTTCCCGGACGAGATCGAGTTCAAGCGGATGGGCGAAGGCTTCACCTGGGACACGCAGGACCGCGCCCGGGATATCGCCGCGGCGCGCGCCGGCTGGGAAGAGGTCAAGCGGATGATCGCCGACCCCGCCTATGCGCTGGTGATCGCCGACGAGCTCAACATCGTGCTGCGCTACGACTATCTGCCGGTCGAGGAGGTGCTGGAAGCAGTCACCGCCCGTGCCGAGATGAAGCATGTCATCATCACCGGCCGCAACGCGCCTCAGGCGCTGATCGACGCCGCCGACCTGGTCACCGAGATGACCGAGGTGAAGCACCCCTTCCGCACGCAGAATGTCCGCGCCCAGAAGGGCATCGAATTCTAG
- a CDS encoding FecCD family ABC transporter permease, translating into MTRGASFRLNGLLLVLTALAALASLGFGTVSLAPDRVIAALLGKGDMIASTIVLELRMPRMLLGLLVGAMLGLAGAALQGFLRNPLAEPSVLGASNAAAFGAVIALYFGIAELHPALLPLLAIAAAMVALVLLFGLSGQSESALTLILAGIAIATLAGAGISLALNLSPNPFAAMEIMNWLLGSLENRSSQHVWIALPCIVVGAALLLWDARALDALTLGEDGARALGINLRAVRWRLLVGVAIGVGGAVAVSGSIGFIGLIVPHIIRPFTDRSPSAILWPSAIGGALLLTLSDLGVRMIPATNELKLGVVTAFLGIPVFLVHLLRERRLW; encoded by the coding sequence ATGACGCGCGGCGCGTCCTTCCGCCTCAACGGCCTGCTGCTGGTGCTCACCGCGCTCGCCGCGCTGGCCTCGCTCGGCTTCGGCACTGTCTCGCTCGCGCCCGACCGGGTGATCGCGGCGCTGCTGGGCAAGGGCGACATGATCGCCAGCACCATCGTGCTCGAGCTGCGCATGCCGCGCATGCTGCTCGGCCTGCTGGTCGGCGCGATGCTCGGCCTCGCTGGAGCCGCACTCCAGGGCTTCCTGCGCAACCCGCTGGCCGAACCGTCGGTGCTCGGCGCATCCAACGCCGCCGCATTCGGCGCGGTGATCGCGCTCTATTTCGGTATCGCCGAGTTGCACCCCGCGCTGCTCCCGCTGCTCGCCATCGCCGCCGCGATGGTCGCGCTGGTGCTGCTGTTCGGCCTGTCGGGCCAGTCGGAAAGCGCGTTGACGCTGATCCTCGCCGGTATCGCCATCGCGACGCTGGCGGGCGCCGGGATCAGCCTCGCACTCAACCTGTCGCCCAACCCGTTCGCGGCGATGGAGATCATGAACTGGCTGCTCGGCAGCCTCGAGAATCGCTCGTCGCAGCATGTGTGGATCGCCCTGCCCTGTATCGTCGTCGGCGCCGCGCTGCTGCTGTGGGATGCGCGCGCGCTCGACGCGCTGACCCTGGGCGAGGACGGCGCGCGGGCGCTGGGCATCAACCTGCGCGCGGTGCGCTGGCGGCTGCTGGTCGGGGTCGCGATCGGCGTGGGCGGCGCGGTCGCCGTCTCCGGCTCGATCGGCTTTATCGGCCTGATCGTGCCGCACATCATCCGGCCCTTCACCGACCGCAGCCCGTCCGCGATCCTGTGGCCGTCGGCGATCGGCGGCGCGCTGCTGCTCACCCTCTCAGACCTGGGCGTGCGGATGATCCCCGCGACCAACGAGCTCAAGCTCGGCGTCGTCACCGCCTTCCTCGGAATCCCGGTCTTCCTTGTCCATCTCTTGCGGGAGCGCCGGCTATGGTGA
- a CDS encoding ABC transporter substrate-binding protein, translated as MRRLLHLAAISLFALGASAAPAVPQPAATPVRPQRIVSLNLCTDQLLLALADRSQIAGLTKNARDTEMSAAAAHAQGITLLKESSEQLFALRPDLIIGMPASRHPMLRPLGPEKYRTIDLGYAESYLTILEQIRTVAAAVGHPARGEALIRRMEADLAKIGKLKGGKVAAYYQRRGFMTGTETLIDDLMTRTGLVNLAAKLGKPPLSQISLEEMVAARPDFLIVESATDRITDQGTEMLHHPALRTIPRISIPQAWTVCGSPAYVLAARGIVQQASRKH; from the coding sequence ATGCGGCGTCTTCTCCATCTTGCAGCCATTTCCCTGTTCGCGCTTGGAGCGTCCGCGGCGCCCGCCGTGCCGCAGCCGGCGGCTACGCCCGTTCGACCACAGCGGATCGTTTCGCTCAACCTCTGCACCGATCAGCTGCTGCTCGCGCTGGCGGACCGGTCGCAGATCGCCGGGCTCACCAAGAATGCGCGCGACACCGAGATGTCGGCCGCCGCGGCGCATGCGCAGGGCATCACGCTGCTCAAGGAATCGTCGGAGCAGTTGTTCGCGCTGCGGCCCGACCTGATCATCGGCATGCCTGCCAGCCGGCATCCGATGCTGCGCCCGCTGGGTCCGGAGAAATACCGGACGATCGATCTGGGCTATGCCGAAAGCTATCTCACGATCCTCGAACAGATCCGCACCGTTGCCGCGGCGGTCGGCCATCCGGCGCGCGGCGAGGCGCTGATCCGGCGCATGGAGGCGGACCTCGCGAAGATCGGCAAGCTCAAGGGCGGCAAGGTCGCGGCCTATTACCAGCGCCGCGGTTTCATGACCGGCACCGAAACGCTGATCGACGACCTGATGACGCGCACCGGGCTCGTCAATCTCGCAGCGAAGCTCGGCAAGCCGCCGCTCTCGCAGATCAGCCTGGAGGAGATGGTAGCGGCGCGCCCCGATTTCCTGATCGTCGAAAGCGCGACCGACCGGATCACCGATCAGGGGACGGAAATGCTTCACCACCCCGCACTGCGCACTATCCCGCGCATCTCGATCCCCCAGGCGTGGACGGTGTGCGGCAGCCCCGCCTATGTGCTGGCCGCGCGCGGCATCGTTCAGCAGGCCAGCCGCAAACACTAG
- a CDS encoding sigma-54-dependent transcriptional regulator: MAEPALLFVDDDAALREANVQTLELAGLAVRPFASAQAALGAITPDFAGAVITDIRMPGMDGMQFFERIRAIDPEIPVILITGHGDVPMAVRALQDGAFDFLAKPFAAGHLAASASKALAARGLVLDNRRLRADTATRTESPLIGDSPAMVRLRETIAQVARADIDVLIEGETGTGKELVAAMLHRGSPRSARPFVAVSCAALPEAHAEIELLGHAADAVPGARFARTGRIEASSRGTLFLDDIDGMPLAVQSRLLRVIEEREVLPLGEERPIPLDLRVIASVKPGLDALIERGEFRRDLYFRLNVVRLSLPPLRERRADIPLLFAAFVQEASAQAGRSDFRITDTIRRHLIGHDWPGNVRELRNFAFSAALGLTEPGIWESEAQEGLVQRVRSYEEMLLREALQAANGRVDRALQLLRLPRKTLYDKMKRAGITPADFRLPKGGR; the protein is encoded by the coding sequence ATGGCTGAACCGGCCCTTCTCTTCGTCGATGACGATGCCGCGCTGCGCGAGGCGAATGTACAGACGCTGGAGCTGGCCGGGCTCGCGGTGCGGCCCTTCGCCAGTGCTCAGGCGGCGCTCGGCGCGATCACCCCGGACTTTGCGGGCGCCGTGATCACCGACATCCGGATGCCGGGGATGGACGGTATGCAGTTCTTCGAGCGTATCCGCGCGATCGATCCCGAAATCCCGGTGATCCTCATTACCGGGCACGGGGATGTGCCGATGGCGGTGCGCGCGTTGCAGGACGGCGCGTTCGATTTCCTCGCCAAACCCTTTGCCGCCGGACACCTCGCCGCGTCCGCAAGCAAGGCGTTGGCGGCGCGCGGACTGGTGCTCGACAACCGCAGGCTGCGCGCGGACACCGCGACGCGGACCGAAAGCCCGTTGATCGGCGACAGCCCGGCGATGGTTCGCCTGCGCGAGACGATCGCGCAGGTCGCGCGCGCCGATATCGATGTGCTGATCGAAGGAGAGACCGGGACCGGCAAGGAACTGGTAGCGGCGATGCTGCATCGCGGATCTCCGCGCAGCGCTCGCCCGTTCGTCGCGGTCAGCTGCGCCGCGCTGCCCGAGGCGCATGCCGAGATCGAACTGCTCGGCCACGCCGCCGATGCGGTGCCGGGCGCCCGCTTCGCCCGCACCGGCCGGATCGAGGCGTCCAGCCGAGGAACGCTGTTCCTCGACGATATCGACGGGATGCCGCTGGCTGTGCAGTCGCGGTTGCTGCGCGTGATCGAGGAGCGCGAGGTTCTTCCGCTTGGCGAGGAACGTCCCATCCCGCTCGATCTGCGCGTGATCGCGTCGGTGAAGCCGGGGCTCGACGCGCTGATCGAACGGGGCGAGTTCCGCCGCGACCTCTATTTCCGCCTCAACGTCGTGCGCCTGTCGCTCCCGCCGCTGCGCGAGCGCCGCGCCGATATCCCCCTGCTGTTCGCCGCGTTCGTGCAGGAGGCGAGCGCGCAGGCAGGGCGCAGCGATTTCCGGATCACCGACACGATCCGCCGTCACCTGATCGGGCATGACTGGCCGGGCAATGTGCGCGAACTGCGCAATTTCGCGTTCAGTGCGGCGCTGGGCCTGACCGAACCCGGGATCTGGGAAAGCGAGGCGCAGGAAGGGCTGGTCCAGCGCGTCCGCAGCTATGAGGAGATGCTGCTGCGCGAGGCGCTGCAGGCCGCGAACGGACGGGTCGATCGCGCACTCCAGCTGCTCCGGCTCCCGCGCAAGACGCTGTACGACAAGATGAAGCGCGCGGGGATCACCCCCGCCGACTTCCGGCTGCCGAAAGGCGGCCGTTGA
- a CDS encoding ABC transporter ATP-binding protein yields the protein MVTLTTQALSVSLGTRTVMDGMSLSLEPGRLIGIIGPNGAGKSTLIRALLGLVPYRGNIALDGAEITSLTRARIARELAYLPQGQILHWPLSVERLVGLGRLPHLAPMSRISAADQTIIDRAMKRADIEHLRDRVATELSGGERARVLLARALAVEARGLIADEPLASLDPGHQIDVMELLRSEAASGALVVAVLHDLTMAARYCDRLLLMDRGRLVAQGAPLEVLNEANLRSVYGVQARIEGNETAPLVVPTGRIAQQASN from the coding sequence ATGGTGACGCTGACGACGCAGGCGCTGAGCGTCTCGCTCGGCACGCGAACCGTGATGGACGGCATGAGCCTGTCGCTCGAACCGGGGCGGCTGATCGGGATCATCGGTCCGAACGGTGCGGGCAAGTCGACGCTGATACGTGCGCTGCTGGGCCTGGTCCCCTATCGCGGCAATATCGCCCTCGACGGCGCCGAGATCACCAGCCTGACCCGCGCACGGATCGCACGCGAGCTTGCCTATCTGCCGCAGGGCCAGATCCTGCACTGGCCATTGTCGGTGGAGCGGCTGGTCGGGCTTGGCCGCCTTCCCCATCTTGCGCCGATGTCGCGGATCTCGGCGGCGGACCAGACGATCATCGACCGCGCGATGAAGCGTGCCGATATCGAGCATCTGCGCGATCGCGTCGCCACCGAGCTGTCGGGCGGGGAGCGCGCGCGGGTCCTGCTCGCGCGGGCGCTGGCGGTGGAGGCGCGCGGGCTGATCGCGGACGAGCCGCTCGCTTCGCTCGACCCCGGGCATCAGATCGACGTGATGGAGTTGCTGCGCAGCGAAGCCGCATCGGGCGCGCTTGTCGTCGCGGTCCTCCACGACCTCACCATGGCCGCGCGCTATTGCGACCGGTTGCTGCTGATGGATCGCGGACGGCTGGTCGCGCAGGGCGCACCGCTGGAAGTGCTGAACGAGGCCAATCTGCGCAGCGTCTATGGGGTGCAGGCACGGATCGAAGGAAATGAAACCGCGCCGCTGGTCGTGCCGACCGGGCGGATCGCGCAGCAAGCGAGTAACTGA
- a CDS encoding dicarboxylate/amino acid:cation symporter — protein MAIALDYASEPQRRRGAWYGQLYVQVLVAIAAGVSVGYFWPDAGASLKPLGDAFIKLVKMIIAPVIFLTLVTGIAGMTELKSVGRVAGKAFAYFLFFSTLALVVGLIVANTVQPGAGMNVDPASLDTGAVKDYVAKAHDSSIVGFLMAIIPTTLVSALTGESLLQVLLVSILFGIALSMVGEPAAPVRDLLEKTGLVVFKLVGILMRAAPVGAFGAMAFTIGKYGIESLANLAGLVATFYLTSAIFVVVVLGVVAKLAGFSIFKLIRYLRAELLLVLGTSSSESALPSLMDKMERAGCAKPVVGLVVPTGYSFNLDGTNIYMTLAALFIAQACNVDLSLGDQIALLAIAMISSKGAAGVTGAGFITLAATLSIVPDVPVAGMALILGIDRFMSECRSLTNFIGNAVATIVVARWDNALDTAALHHALNAPTAPGAARPATESDMD, from the coding sequence ATGGCGATTGCACTGGATTATGCGAGTGAGCCGCAGCGGCGTCGTGGGGCGTGGTACGGGCAGCTGTACGTGCAGGTGCTGGTGGCGATCGCTGCGGGTGTGAGCGTGGGCTATTTCTGGCCGGATGCGGGTGCCTCGCTGAAGCCTTTGGGCGATGCGTTCATCAAGCTGGTGAAGATGATCATCGCGCCGGTGATCTTCCTGACGCTGGTGACCGGGATCGCGGGGATGACCGAGCTCAAGTCGGTGGGCCGGGTCGCGGGCAAGGCATTTGCGTACTTCCTGTTCTTCTCGACGCTGGCGCTGGTGGTCGGTCTGATCGTCGCCAACACGGTTCAGCCGGGCGCTGGGATGAACGTCGATCCGGCCAGCCTCGATACCGGGGCGGTCAAGGATTATGTCGCCAAGGCGCATGACAGCTCGATCGTCGGCTTCCTGATGGCGATCATCCCGACGACGCTGGTGTCGGCGCTGACCGGGGAGTCGCTGCTCCAGGTGCTGCTGGTATCGATCCTGTTCGGGATCGCGCTGTCGATGGTGGGCGAGCCGGCGGCGCCGGTGCGCGACCTGCTCGAGAAGACGGGCCTTGTCGTGTTCAAGCTGGTCGGCATCCTGATGCGCGCGGCGCCGGTGGGGGCGTTCGGGGCGATGGCCTTCACCATCGGCAAGTACGGCATCGAATCGCTCGCCAACCTGGCGGGGCTGGTGGCGACCTTCTACCTCACCTCGGCGATCTTCGTGGTGGTGGTGCTGGGCGTGGTCGCAAAGCTCGCCGGTTTCTCGATCTTCAAGCTGATCCGCTATCTGCGTGCCGAGCTGCTGCTGGTGCTGGGCACCTCCTCGTCCGAAAGCGCGCTGCCGAGCCTGATGGACAAGATGGAGCGGGCGGGTTGCGCCAAGCCGGTGGTCGGCCTGGTCGTGCCGACGGGCTATTCGTTCAACCTCGACGGCACCAACATCTACATGACGCTGGCGGCGCTGTTCATCGCGCAGGCGTGCAATGTCGATCTGAGCCTGGGCGACCAGATCGCGCTGCTGGCGATCGCGATGATCTCGTCCAAGGGCGCGGCGGGGGTGACGGGGGCAGGGTTCATCACGCTGGCCGCGACGCTGTCGATCGTGCCCGACGTGCCGGTCGCGGGCATGGCGCTGATCCTGGGCATCGACCGGTTCATGTCCGAATGCCGCAGCCTCACCAACTTCATCGGCAACGCCGTCGCCACCATCGTCGTCGCCCGTTGGGACAACGCCCTCGACACCGCCGCACTCCACCACGCCCTCAATGCGCCTACTGCCCCAGGCGCCGCACGACCGGCCACCGAAAGCGACATGGACTAG